A window of Natrinema versiforme contains these coding sequences:
- a CDS encoding nuclear transport factor 2 family protein: MSDHAETVVRNYYDALRNGDPLAPYFLADESTVKFGISESLFGGQEVSAALEEQTETTDDWTIESRNLVVEERDAFATVADEVDMAWTDTETGEQYRFDSRWSATLVRQSDDGSSASDWRFATMHVSAPREL, from the coding sequence ATGAGCGACCACGCCGAGACCGTCGTCCGCAACTACTACGATGCGCTCCGGAACGGTGATCCCCTCGCACCGTACTTCCTCGCAGACGAATCGACCGTCAAGTTCGGTATCAGCGAGTCCCTGTTCGGGGGACAAGAGGTCTCCGCTGCTCTCGAGGAACAGACCGAAACGACCGACGACTGGACGATCGAGAGCCGCAATCTCGTCGTCGAGGAACGAGATGCGTTCGCGACGGTCGCCGACGAGGTCGACATGGCGTGGACGGACACCGAGACCGGCGAGCAGTATCGGTTCGACAGCCGCTGGAGCGCCACGCTGGTTCGGCAATCGGACGACGGCTCGAGCGCGAGTGACTGGCGATTCGCGACGATGCACGTCAGCGCCCCCCGCGAGCTATGA
- a CDS encoding SPW repeat protein produces the protein MSDPNGDDRRTSDESGPRTGSGGRADDGPVNRPEEAAADIDSGTGIGDGERSGGRDPRDESTQVANEERRRKTSVISLLVAVLGAWVALSVLVFETAAAPLWNNVLVGLVVLAAAGYNYYRVANDVPLSTGIASLIAVLGIWLIVSAALLEMTGGLFWSTLATGVLIAGLAGYNAYEAREARTVATEPGPGA, from the coding sequence ATGAGTGACCCGAACGGCGACGATCGTCGGACGAGCGACGAGTCGGGACCCCGGACCGGTTCGGGGGGCAGAGCCGACGACGGACCGGTCAATCGGCCGGAAGAGGCGGCCGCCGACATCGACTCCGGAACCGGCATCGGAGACGGGGAGCGCTCCGGCGGCCGCGACCCGCGCGACGAGTCGACACAGGTCGCAAACGAGGAGCGGCGGCGCAAGACCTCGGTCATCAGCCTGCTCGTCGCCGTCCTCGGCGCGTGGGTCGCGCTCTCGGTGCTGGTCTTCGAGACCGCCGCGGCACCGCTGTGGAACAACGTCTTGGTCGGGCTCGTCGTCCTCGCCGCCGCCGGCTACAACTACTATCGGGTGGCAAACGACGTCCCGCTCAGTACCGGCATCGCGTCGCTGATCGCCGTCCTCGGAATCTGGCTGATCGTCTCGGCCGCGCTGCTCGAGATGACCGGCGGCCTCTTCTGGAGCACCCTCGCGACCGGGGTCCTGATCGCCGGGCTCGCGGGGTACAACGCCTACGAGGCCCGCGAGGCGCGGACGGTCGCGACCGAACCCGGACCGGGCGCTTAG
- a CDS encoding AIR synthase family protein — MPGKVSPDDLLAHVFERTGAAETDETVVQGPADGEDAAAIDWPDGDGTLVVSSDPISLAAEGVGTLGVAVASNDVAVSGADPRWLTAVVLLPTEADATNDDTADTVLERISSDLDAAAREIGASIVGGHSEYVDQLERPILSLTAMGMTERFVPTGGAKPGDAVLLTKAAGIEGSAILAADFGDDLAVDPDIRERAEGFLEEISVVPEARIVREYATAMHDPTEGGVAAGLLEVARASNVRLEVDRDAVPIREETAALCEAAGVDPLRIFGSGALLATVPADAVDDCLAALEDAGLEAAAIGTVDDRDGGESELVLDGESITDPIEDDLYPLWEAADAAE; from the coding sequence ATGCCCGGCAAGGTGAGTCCGGACGATCTGCTCGCACACGTCTTCGAGCGGACGGGTGCGGCCGAGACGGACGAGACGGTAGTACAGGGCCCCGCGGACGGCGAGGACGCCGCCGCGATCGACTGGCCCGACGGCGACGGCACGCTCGTGGTCAGTTCCGATCCGATCTCGCTCGCCGCAGAGGGGGTCGGCACGCTCGGCGTCGCCGTCGCGTCGAACGACGTGGCCGTCTCGGGGGCCGACCCGCGCTGGCTGACGGCCGTCGTCTTACTTCCCACTGAGGCCGACGCGACCAACGACGACACTGCTGACACGGTACTCGAGCGGATCTCCAGCGACCTCGACGCGGCCGCCCGGGAGATCGGCGCGTCGATCGTCGGCGGCCACTCGGAGTACGTCGACCAACTCGAGCGACCGATCCTCTCGCTGACGGCGATGGGGATGACCGAGCGCTTCGTCCCGACCGGTGGCGCGAAACCCGGCGATGCCGTTCTTCTCACGAAGGCCGCCGGAATCGAGGGCTCGGCCATCCTCGCGGCCGACTTCGGCGACGATCTCGCGGTCGATCCCGACATCCGCGAGCGCGCCGAGGGATTTCTCGAGGAGATCAGCGTCGTCCCGGAGGCGCGGATCGTCCGGGAGTACGCGACGGCGATGCACGACCCCACCGAGGGCGGCGTCGCGGCCGGCCTGCTCGAGGTCGCCCGCGCGTCGAACGTCCGGCTCGAGGTAGACCGTGACGCGGTTCCGATCCGCGAGGAGACCGCGGCGCTGTGCGAGGCCGCGGGCGTCGATCCGCTGCGGATCTTCGGCTCCGGCGCGCTGCTCGCGACCGTCCCCGCCGACGCGGTCGACGACTGTCTCGCGGCGCTCGAGGACGCCGGACTCGAGGCCGCGGCGATCGGTACCGTGGACGACCGCGATGGCGGCGAGTCCGAACTCGTCCTCGACGGCGAGTCGATTACCGACCCCATCGAAGACGACCTCTACCCGCTCTGGGAGGCGGCCGACGCGGCGGAGTGA
- a CDS encoding AAA domain-containing protein: MHVRGTVADEVEVRSVSTSYGESDLAEVPLRIATEGDEPAGDAAPTRSDGGTAAVADSRETTTVTLWNKWTESAELLEPGMELLVTNAKEEEYQGEMQYATTGDSYVVVEPSFLVSVTSIRNWVECPRLYYLNKLSGVPLNYPVVKGTLVHEVFGDLLRGRDLEESIDARVEERGLQLGLLGETPDAVKEEIRENAKAIEGWLEQGRLTEEDSWRSEQLLISETFGIRGRADAVRRGAPVELKTGKNLKKEPRFKDKVQAACYALLLEEHGGDVDIGTLLYTKNSALDRNEETGDLTPAKEFSMGDGLLKYVVRLRNEIAAMETSGDIPTGYEADAKCEYCFEQDTCMVVSGRLDQESKAGQIGQSLPEEEREYFDRFYRAIEEERREVHREYAKLWEQTAEERADDDRALIDLEFVEKRPLEGGRWELSARNTGGANSKLREGDLVLASDGDPVRGNSELARIERLDDEIVITADEPVEVTRLDVYPSELTTDRLLVAMHDALLKGDERRKDILFGRAEPEFGEIEETFIDNNERQNEAVTKAVGAEDCALIHGPPGTGKTYTIARAIRAMVERGERVLLSAFTNRAVDNALEALLEQLDDVIDEDRVVRVGSESGIRDDMEPYRLERAGEPEDRVAKLQNAQVVAATTSTCGSRIMKEQRFDAALVDEAAQLTEPGTCAAINLAERFVLVGDHEQLPPVVRAENDLTESLFERLVDLHPEAGVMLDRQYRMNQRIQVFASTEFYDGRLRPATPDVASRNLDDLEGVSRDGLPETLRDPVSFVDVEGDRSRYTDSEEAARIATLIETYEAAGLERSEIGVIAPFRAQVSEISKHVPDDVAVDTVDRFQGSSQEVIIVSFTATGSLKGPIFEDYRRINVALTRPKRALVLVGDSSALASDPVYERMLEWARR; the protein is encoded by the coding sequence GTGCACGTACGCGGAACCGTCGCGGACGAGGTCGAAGTGCGGTCGGTGTCGACGAGCTACGGCGAGAGCGACCTCGCGGAGGTCCCGCTCCGGATCGCGACCGAGGGCGACGAGCCCGCCGGCGACGCCGCGCCGACGCGCAGCGACGGCGGAACGGCGGCCGTCGCAGATAGCCGCGAGACGACGACGGTGACGCTCTGGAACAAGTGGACCGAGTCGGCCGAGTTGCTCGAGCCGGGGATGGAGCTGCTCGTGACGAACGCGAAAGAAGAGGAGTATCAGGGCGAGATGCAGTACGCGACGACGGGCGACTCCTACGTCGTCGTCGAGCCGTCCTTCCTCGTCAGCGTTACCTCGATCCGCAACTGGGTCGAGTGTCCCCGCCTCTACTACCTGAACAAGCTCTCCGGGGTGCCGCTGAACTACCCCGTAGTGAAAGGGACCCTCGTCCACGAGGTGTTCGGCGACCTGCTCCGGGGTCGCGACCTCGAGGAGTCAATTGATGCCCGCGTGGAGGAACGGGGCCTCCAACTCGGCCTGCTCGGCGAGACCCCCGACGCCGTCAAGGAGGAGATCCGAGAGAACGCCAAAGCGATCGAGGGCTGGCTCGAGCAGGGTCGCCTGACGGAGGAGGACAGTTGGCGCTCCGAGCAGTTGCTCATCAGCGAGACCTTCGGGATTCGGGGCCGGGCCGACGCCGTCCGCCGCGGTGCGCCGGTCGAACTCAAGACCGGGAAGAACCTCAAGAAGGAGCCGCGGTTCAAGGACAAGGTCCAGGCCGCCTGCTACGCGCTCTTGCTCGAGGAACACGGCGGCGACGTCGATATCGGCACGCTGCTCTACACGAAGAACTCGGCGCTGGACCGCAACGAGGAGACCGGCGACCTGACCCCCGCGAAGGAGTTCTCGATGGGCGACGGGCTCCTGAAGTACGTCGTCCGACTGCGCAATGAGATCGCGGCGATGGAAACCTCCGGCGACATCCCGACGGGGTACGAGGCCGACGCGAAGTGCGAGTACTGCTTCGAACAGGACACCTGCATGGTCGTCTCCGGCCGGCTCGATCAGGAGTCCAAGGCCGGTCAGATCGGGCAGTCCCTGCCCGAGGAGGAACGCGAGTACTTCGATCGCTTCTACCGGGCGATCGAAGAGGAGCGCCGGGAGGTCCACCGCGAGTACGCCAAGCTCTGGGAGCAAACGGCCGAGGAGCGGGCCGACGACGACCGCGCGCTGATCGACCTCGAGTTCGTCGAGAAGCGGCCGCTCGAGGGCGGCCGGTGGGAACTCAGCGCGCGCAACACGGGCGGTGCGAACTCGAAGCTCCGGGAGGGCGATCTGGTGCTCGCGAGCGACGGTGACCCCGTCCGGGGTAATTCGGAACTGGCGCGGATCGAGCGGTTAGACGACGAGATCGTGATCACGGCGGACGAACCGGTCGAAGTCACCCGGCTCGACGTCTACCCCTCCGAACTGACGACCGACCGGCTGCTCGTCGCGATGCACGACGCGCTCCTGAAAGGCGACGAACGCCGGAAAGACATCCTGTTCGGGCGGGCCGAACCCGAATTCGGGGAGATCGAGGAGACGTTCATCGACAACAACGAGCGCCAGAACGAGGCCGTGACGAAGGCCGTCGGTGCCGAGGACTGCGCGCTGATCCACGGCCCGCCGGGCACCGGGAAGACCTACACCATCGCCCGCGCCATCCGCGCGATGGTCGAACGCGGCGAGCGCGTTCTGCTCTCCGCCTTTACGAACCGTGCCGTGGACAACGCCTTGGAGGCCTTGCTCGAGCAACTCGACGATGTCATCGACGAGGATCGGGTCGTCCGGGTCGGCTCCGAGAGCGGGATCCGCGACGACATGGAGCCGTATCGCCTCGAGCGAGCCGGAGAGCCCGAGGACCGCGTCGCGAAACTACAGAACGCGCAGGTGGTGGCCGCGACGACATCGACGTGCGGCTCGCGGATCATGAAGGAACAGCGGTTCGACGCGGCGCTGGTCGACGAGGCCGCCCAGCTCACGGAGCCGGGGACCTGCGCGGCGATCAATCTGGCCGAGCGGTTCGTCCTCGTGGGCGACCACGAGCAGCTCCCGCCGGTCGTCCGGGCCGAGAACGATCTCACCGAATCGCTGTTCGAGCGGCTCGTCGACCTCCACCCCGAAGCCGGCGTGATGCTCGACCGGCAGTACCGGATGAACCAGCGCATTCAGGTCTTCGCCTCGACCGAGTTCTACGACGGCCGGCTTCGGCCCGCGACGCCCGACGTTGCGAGCCGGAATCTGGACGATCTCGAGGGCGTCTCCCGCGACGGGCTCCCCGAGACGCTGCGAGATCCGGTCTCGTTCGTCGACGTCGAGGGCGACCGCAGCCGGTACACGGATAGTGAGGAAGCCGCGCGAATTGCGACTCTGATCGAAACGTACGAAGCCGCCGGGCTCGAGCGGTCCGAAATCGGCGTCATCGCCCCCTTCCGGGCGCAGGTGTCGGAGATTTCGAAACACGTCCCCGACGACGTGGCCGTCGACACCGTCGACCGTTTCCAGGGCTCGAGCCAAGAAGTTATCATCGTCTCCTTCACCGCGACCGGCTCGCTCAAGGGGCCGATCTTCGAGGACTACCGGCGGATCAACGTCGCCCTGACCCGGCCCAAGCGCGCGCTGGTGCTCGTCGGCGACTCGTCGGCGCTCGCGTCGGACCCGGTCTACGAGCGGATGCTCGAGTGGGCGCGGCGGTGA
- a CDS encoding LSM domain-containing protein produces the protein MSGRPLDVLEASLGERVTVRLKSGDEYVGDLAGYDQHMNLVLEDVTIPVEGGVEEEPPVEDTTIIRGDNVVSITP, from the coding sequence ATGAGTGGACGACCGCTGGACGTCCTCGAGGCGTCGCTCGGCGAACGCGTTACAGTGCGACTCAAGAGTGGCGACGAGTACGTCGGCGATCTCGCCGGCTACGATCAACACATGAATCTGGTACTCGAGGACGTGACGATTCCCGTCGAGGGCGGCGTCGAAGAGGAGCCGCCGGTCGAAGACACAACCATTATACGCGGCGATAACGTCGTTTCGATCACTCCATGA
- a CDS encoding 50S ribosomal protein L37e translates to MTGAGTPSQGKKNKTTHTKCRRCGEKSYHTKKKECSSCGFGKSAKRRDYEWQSKTGDN, encoded by the coding sequence ATGACTGGTGCAGGAACCCCGAGCCAAGGAAAGAAGAACAAGACGACCCACACGAAGTGTCGTCGCTGCGGAGAGAAATCCTATCACACGAAAAAGAAAGAGTGCTCGTCGTGTGGCTTCGGCAAGTCCGCCAAACGCCGCGACTACGAGTGGCAGTCGAAAACCGGCGACAACTGA
- a CDS encoding zinc-dependent alcohol dehydrogenase, protein MRALTWHGEQDVRIDDVPEPEIVNPTDAIIEVTATAICGSDLHLYNGYMPGMREGDVLGHEPMGEVIEVGSEVETLEVGDRVVVPFTISCGSCWFCENELYSLCDNSNPNAEVASEVMGHSPAGLLGFSHMLGGYAGGQAEYLRVPYADVGPIKIESDLPDEQVLFLSDIFPTGYMAAENADIEENDTVAVWGCGPVGQFAIQSAWMLGADRVIAIDRIPERLEMAMDHGNAEIIDFENDDVYDRLMDMTGGRGPDRCIDAVGTEAHGTGAMGVADQVKQEARLEDDRPHVLRQAIKCCRKGGTLSVPGVYLGRSDNLPFGSVMNKALTIKTGQTHVQRYLNPLLERIEDGEIDPSFVITHQVGLEDGPAMYETFNNKDDDCIKVVMTP, encoded by the coding sequence ATGAGAGCGCTCACGTGGCACGGCGAACAGGACGTCCGCATCGACGACGTTCCCGAGCCCGAGATCGTCAACCCGACCGACGCGATCATCGAGGTCACGGCCACCGCAATCTGTGGCTCCGATCTCCACCTCTACAACGGCTACATGCCCGGCATGCGGGAGGGCGACGTGCTCGGCCACGAGCCGATGGGCGAGGTGATCGAGGTCGGCAGCGAGGTCGAGACCCTCGAGGTCGGCGATCGGGTCGTCGTCCCCTTCACGATCAGCTGTGGCTCGTGTTGGTTCTGCGAGAACGAACTGTACTCGCTCTGTGACAACTCGAATCCGAACGCCGAGGTCGCGAGCGAGGTGATGGGCCACTCGCCGGCCGGTCTGCTCGGATTCTCCCACATGCTGGGGGGCTACGCCGGCGGACAGGCGGAGTACCTGCGGGTGCCCTACGCCGACGTCGGGCCGATCAAGATCGAGTCCGACCTGCCGGACGAACAGGTGCTGTTCCTCTCCGATATCTTCCCGACGGGGTACATGGCCGCCGAAAACGCGGACATCGAGGAGAACGACACGGTCGCGGTCTGGGGCTGCGGACCCGTCGGGCAGTTCGCCATCCAGAGCGCGTGGATGCTCGGCGCGGACCGGGTGATCGCCATCGACCGCATCCCGGAGCGACTCGAGATGGCGATGGACCACGGGAACGCGGAGATCATCGACTTCGAGAACGACGACGTCTACGACCGGCTGATGGACATGACCGGCGGCCGCGGGCCGGACCGCTGTATCGACGCGGTCGGAACGGAGGCCCACGGCACGGGTGCCATGGGCGTCGCCGATCAGGTCAAACAGGAGGCGCGACTCGAGGACGACCGGCCCCACGTGCTCCGGCAGGCGATCAAGTGCTGCCGGAAGGGCGGCACGCTCTCGGTCCCCGGCGTCTACCTCGGGCGGTCGGACAACCTCCCGTTCGGGTCGGTGATGAACAAGGCCCTGACGATCAAGACGGGCCAGACCCACGTCCAGCGCTATCTGAACCCGCTGCTCGAGCGGATCGAAGACGGCGAGATCGATCCCTCCTTCGTCATCACCCATCAGGTGGGACTCGAGGACGGCCCGGCGATGTACGAGACGTTCAACAACAAGGACGACGACTGCATCAAAGTCGTGATGACGCCCTGA
- a CDS encoding phosphoglycerol geranylgeranyltransferase → MTTPWDDWNHILKIDPDKELPEGVTYGDLCATGTDAIEVGGTMGITEENMSAVIEACAEHDVALYQEPSNPEVVLEDDALDGYLIPTVFNAGSPFWITEAHKEWVRLEGELDWERTTTEAYIVMNPEADVAELTEANCDLEADDVGAYATVAEHMFGQEIVYVEYSGTLGDEAVVEAAAEATDESTLFYGGGIHDYDSAYAMAQYADVVVVGDLAHDEGIEAVRETVAAANDA, encoded by the coding sequence ATGACTACCCCCTGGGACGATTGGAATCATATTCTCAAGATCGATCCGGACAAGGAGTTACCCGAGGGCGTGACCTACGGCGATCTCTGTGCGACCGGCACCGACGCGATCGAAGTCGGCGGCACCATGGGCATCACCGAGGAGAACATGAGCGCCGTCATCGAGGCGTGTGCCGAACACGACGTGGCGCTCTATCAGGAGCCGTCGAACCCCGAAGTCGTCCTCGAGGACGACGCGCTCGACGGCTATCTCATCCCGACCGTCTTCAACGCCGGCTCGCCGTTCTGGATCACCGAGGCTCACAAGGAGTGGGTCCGGCTCGAGGGCGAACTCGACTGGGAGCGGACGACGACGGAAGCCTACATCGTCATGAATCCCGAGGCCGACGTGGCGGAACTGACCGAGGCGAACTGCGACCTCGAGGCCGACGATGTCGGCGCGTACGCGACCGTCGCCGAGCACATGTTCGGCCAGGAGATCGTCTACGTCGAGTACTCCGGCACCCTCGGCGACGAGGCGGTCGTCGAGGCCGCCGCCGAGGCCACCGACGAGTCGACGCTGTTCTACGGCGGCGGCATCCACGACTACGACTCTGCGTACGCGATGGCCCAGTACGCAGACGTCGTCGTCGTCGGCGACCTCGCACACGACGAGGGGATCGAGGCCGTCCGCGAGACCGTCGCGGCGGCGAACGACGCCTAA
- a CDS encoding Sir2 family NAD-dependent protein deacetylase, whose translation MDGLERLADDIRNGETVVAFTGAGISAPSGVPTFRGDDGVWERFDEGQFAYGRLQRDPAGFWDDRVDLQQEMFDGEFEPNAAHEALAAMGRDGDLEAILTQNTDGLHGEAAASAHEGTTDGESAGEATVLELHGNAQRVRCTDCGKRRDGEPIFERAAEGELPPTCDCGGVFKPDVVLFGEQLPGAVIQRARSLARESDVFLAIGSSLVVEPAASLPRLAASTGATVGIVNLESTPCDDIADIVSRADVTDALPRLRALVVE comes from the coding sequence ATGGACGGCCTCGAGCGACTCGCGGACGATATCCGGAACGGTGAGACGGTCGTCGCCTTCACCGGCGCGGGCATCTCAGCGCCCTCGGGCGTGCCGACGTTCCGCGGCGACGACGGCGTCTGGGAACGATTCGACGAGGGACAGTTCGCCTACGGCCGATTGCAGCGCGATCCGGCGGGGTTCTGGGACGACCGCGTCGACCTCCAACAGGAGATGTTTGACGGCGAGTTCGAACCCAACGCGGCCCACGAGGCGCTGGCCGCGATGGGACGGGACGGCGACCTCGAGGCGATCCTCACCCAGAACACCGACGGGTTACACGGCGAGGCGGCGGCCTCGGCCCACGAGGGGACGACCGACGGTGAGAGCGCCGGCGAGGCGACGGTTCTCGAACTCCACGGCAACGCTCAGCGAGTCCGCTGTACCGACTGCGGGAAGCGAAGGGACGGCGAGCCGATCTTCGAGCGCGCGGCCGAGGGAGAACTACCGCCGACCTGCGACTGCGGCGGCGTCTTCAAACCCGATGTCGTCCTCTTCGGCGAGCAGCTTCCGGGTGCGGTCATCCAGCGCGCCCGGTCGCTCGCCCGCGAGAGCGACGTCTTCCTCGCGATCGGCTCCTCGCTCGTCGTCGAACCGGCCGCGTCGCTGCCGCGACTCGCCGCGTCGACCGGCGCGACGGTGGGAATCGTCAACCTCGAGTCGACGCCATGTGACGACATCGCCGATATCGTCTCTCGAGCGGACGTGACGGACGCGCTGCCGCGGCTGCGAGCGCTCGTCGTCGAGTAG
- a CDS encoding threonine synthase, translated as MATTDAFAGLECVDCGAVVDAAESPRCPDCGGSLDPTYDYDAIDLDRETLAARPFDSQWRYAELLPFDRESAVTTNEGATPLVDCPELADELGVERVYIKDEGRNPTGSSTDRGASVAVTAAARDGATDVALPSPGNSGQAVAAYAARAGLDSHAYLPSRSGFTNKAMVNVHGGDMNVVGGRYGDAAGAFEEGLDEHDDWYSLAAFATPYRHEGAKTMAYEIAEQLEWEGPDVIAYPTGAGTGLVGLAKGARELRELDLIDELPALYAAQASGCAPIVEAVEDDREDHEPVEHPDTICGELEIPDPAASPRVLDAIRETGGGAVATDDPDILESAVQVAKSTGLELIPSAAAAASGAWELAERGAFDGDETVVIVNTGSGNKEADVLRSHLMSQGV; from the coding sequence ATGGCAACGACAGACGCCTTCGCCGGCCTCGAGTGTGTCGACTGCGGGGCGGTCGTCGACGCCGCCGAGTCCCCCCGGTGTCCGGACTGCGGCGGGTCGCTCGATCCGACCTACGACTACGACGCGATCGACCTCGATCGCGAGACCCTCGCCGCCCGGCCGTTCGACTCGCAGTGGCGCTACGCCGAACTGCTCCCCTTCGATCGCGAGTCGGCGGTGACGACGAACGAGGGCGCGACCCCGCTGGTCGACTGCCCGGAACTGGCCGACGAACTCGGCGTCGAACGCGTCTACATCAAAGACGAGGGACGGAATCCCACGGGCTCGAGCACCGATCGCGGCGCATCGGTGGCCGTCACCGCGGCCGCCCGCGACGGCGCGACCGACGTCGCGCTTCCCTCGCCGGGCAACAGCGGGCAGGCCGTCGCGGCCTACGCGGCCCGCGCGGGACTCGACTCTCACGCGTACCTCCCCTCTCGCTCCGGCTTCACGAACAAGGCCATGGTCAACGTCCACGGCGGCGACATGAACGTCGTCGGGGGCCGCTACGGCGACGCCGCTGGCGCGTTCGAGGAAGGGCTCGACGAACACGATGACTGGTACTCGCTGGCGGCGTTCGCCACGCCCTACCGCCACGAGGGCGCGAAGACGATGGCCTACGAAATCGCCGAGCAACTCGAGTGGGAGGGTCCCGACGTGATCGCGTACCCGACGGGGGCCGGGACCGGGCTCGTCGGGCTCGCCAAGGGCGCACGGGAACTGCGGGAACTCGACCTGATCGACGAGCTGCCGGCCCTCTACGCGGCGCAGGCGTCGGGCTGTGCGCCCATCGTCGAGGCCGTCGAGGACGACCGGGAAGACCACGAGCCGGTCGAACACCCCGACACGATCTGTGGGGAACTCGAGATTCCGGACCCCGCTGCGAGCCCGCGGGTCCTCGACGCGATCCGCGAGACCGGCGGCGGCGCGGTCGCGACCGACGATCCGGACATCCTCGAGTCGGCCGTGCAGGTCGCCAAATCGACGGGCCTCGAACTCATCCCGAGCGCGGCGGCCGCGGCCAGCGGCGCATGGGAACTCGCCGAGCGCGGCGCGTTCGACGGCGATGAAACGGTCGTCATCGTCAACACCGGCTCCGGCAACAAGGAGGCCGACGTGTTGCGCAGCCACCTGATGAGCCAGGGCGTCTAG
- a CDS encoding zinc-dependent metalloprotease, protein MNLYRSARAVARASGDDAIDWRSAADAAKAATDPGSLDLEPGEREAYASDVRDARAAVRTVSGAEFDVPETVEIQNRHHWIDANVATFERVMGTLETHTGAFPGVARTINTGTMTVLLSFLGRNVLGQYDPLLLADAPANDHALYFVRPNILNAAAKLDVDADRFRRWIAFHEVTHAAEFGAAPWLSDHLESRMEEGIATLSEGSFDRAAFRDLDAAMTVVEGYAELLMDHAFDEEYEDLRRKLDERRQGRGPLQKLFRRLLGLGLKERQYERGKNFFEHVVAVRDLETASLVWDQPENLPSHDELDAPGTWIQRVDR, encoded by the coding sequence GTGAATCTCTATCGCAGCGCCCGGGCGGTTGCCAGGGCGTCCGGTGACGACGCGATCGACTGGCGGTCGGCCGCCGACGCCGCCAAGGCGGCGACCGACCCCGGCTCGCTCGATCTCGAGCCCGGGGAGCGCGAGGCCTATGCCAGCGACGTTCGGGACGCGAGGGCTGCCGTGCGGACCGTTTCGGGGGCCGAGTTCGATGTCCCCGAGACCGTCGAGATCCAGAACCGCCACCACTGGATCGACGCCAACGTCGCCACCTTCGAACGGGTCATGGGCACGCTCGAGACCCACACCGGCGCGTTCCCCGGCGTCGCCCGGACGATCAACACGGGGACGATGACCGTCCTGCTCTCGTTCCTCGGGCGGAACGTCCTCGGACAGTACGACCCGCTCTTGCTGGCCGATGCGCCCGCGAACGACCACGCGTTGTACTTCGTCCGGCCGAACATCCTCAACGCCGCGGCGAAACTCGACGTCGACGCCGATCGGTTCCGCCGCTGGATCGCCTTCCACGAGGTGACCCACGCCGCCGAGTTCGGGGCCGCACCGTGGCTTTCGGACCACCTCGAGTCCCGCATGGAAGAGGGGATCGCGACGCTCTCGGAGGGGTCGTTCGACCGGGCGGCGTTCCGCGATCTCGACGCCGCGATGACCGTCGTCGAGGGCTACGCCGAACTCCTGATGGATCACGCCTTCGACGAGGAGTACGAGGACCTGCGCCGAAAACTCGACGAGCGCCGGCAGGGCCGGGGCCCGCTCCAGAAGCTCTTCCGTCGACTGCTCGGCCTCGGGCTCAAAGAGCGCCAGTACGAGCGCGGGAAGAACTTCTTCGAACACGTCGTCGCCGTCCGCGACCTCGAGACGGCGAGTCTCGTCTGGGACCAACCCGAGAACCTCCCCAGCCACGACGAACTCGACGCGCCGGGGACGTGGATCCAGCGCGTCGATCGCTAA